The genomic DNA CTGAACAGCTGGAAGATTCTAGCTTGAATGCAGAAGAAATAGCTGCAAGGGGAGAAACATCTTTCCTCTCCACCGCCCAGCAAACGCAAGAAAGTGAAGTCTTAAAAAGTCCCGGATGGTTGGGTGCATTAAAGCATAAGATGGGAACATGGAAACATACTGCTTTAAAGGTTACAGAATTTTTTACACGCTCAGCCTGCTTGGCTACTATAGTTTCAGTTAGCTTAACTAGCCTTTTTGCTATAACGGCTACCTTGGTATAATGGCATGAAAAAAGGCAAAGCTTTCTTTGCCTTTTCTCAAACTTTTGATGGAGGCTTAAATTGCTAAACTTTGTCACTCGCCATCCTACTATACTTCTTAAGCTTTCTTTCCTAGGAAAAGCTTTAAAGAATCTTTTCCTGCCTAAAAAATGCGAAGGATAAGAAGAAGCTGTTTTTGTTTCTTCAATAACCTCAAATCCTAAAGTATAAAGGTAATTTAGCCAAATACTTCTCCCTATGGAGAGGATTAAAAACACCCACCTACATTTGTCCGATTCTAGCTTGCAAAGCTTATAAAGACGCTTAAAGCTAACATTACCTTTAGTTTTTGTCTAGGGCTATCCGCCTATTAAGCCTGCTTCTTTTGTCCCTGCCGTGAAAGCCTCTACTTTAAAAAAACCCATTCTTGGACCTCTTGTAATGCTCTTTATAATCCCTTTCGTATGCCTTAGCGTTCTTCCTAATAGTTTCTTTCATAGAAATCTTTACTCATCCACTATCTTTTGCATAAGCATGGAAAAAATTACCTTTCCTCTGATTTTCATGACCTTATAGCTAGTAAAGAGGTTGGTGGATGATCAAATAGCTTAATCAAAAAATTAATTATAAAATTGCATTAAATCAATCGAGACTTTATGATCCTGACTTTTTAGTATGACATAACCCCCTACTCTACATGAAAAAATATTATACCTATCCTAAAGCTTTATCGTTAGCTATCTTCATCTTAACCTCATGCTTTTGTTACACCTATATAAAAGCTGAACACTCTGTGCCGTCAACCCTTCCCTATGGTGGTGATGAAACATTAGATAATAAGGAAATACCAGCCGCTTTACCGCCTCTGGATACTTCTCCCCCAGATTCTTCATCTACTCAAGAGAAAAAGGAATCGCCAGAAATTGGCCGCTTTTTCTATCCTAAACTTTTTACTTATCCCCAACCTCATACCGCTGATACTCTATCTGAACTGGTACAGCCTACCGATTCTCCTAACACAGCCAACCAAGCAGCGTCCGAACTATTGCCTACTCTTCCACAGCCTGCAGAAGCTCAACCTGCTTCTTTACAGCCCCCAACTATTTCTCCACCTCAGCTTTCTACTACTTCTGAATCTTCCTCTTTCCCGCAAGTCCACCCTTCTTTGACAACTTCTTCGAGTTCTACTGACCTTCCTTCTATGCTTAATCCTACTTCCGCAGCAGAACATAAGCCTACGGCTTCCTCGCCAACCATGGATAACTCTGCATCTCATCACTCAATAGATTTTAATGCTCCTATTCCACCTACTTTTACCCCAGATTCCTCATCATCCCAAACACCATCCTTATTTCCATCTTCTTCTGCCCCCTTATTTCAACCCTCAGCGTCTTCCAAGGCCAACCAAGATACTATTCCTACGAACTCTAATATTGGCACCCACTCCTCTTCTCCATCAAATTTTAAACCTCTTGCGGCTAGCCATGCAAATACCAATGAACCCCCTAAAACTATCCTCATTAATTTCAATAATGTCGCTATTACAGAATATATTCGTTTCATCAGCCGCATTTCTAATAAGAATTTTGTATTCGATGAAAACGATTTACAATTCACTGTTACCATAGTCTCAGAAGAACCTACCACTATTGATAATATTATGACAGCTCTCCTGCAAGAGCTGCGTATCCATGGCCTAGAATTGATCGAACAAGAGAACACCATTATTATTCATCGTAATAGTAAAGTGGCCGGTATCTCCAAGGTGGTGACTGAGGATGGAAGCATCGATCAAAGGCAGAATTTTGATATTATAACTAAGGTTTTTAGGCTAAACACGTTAGAAGCAGAACGTGCTGCTGTGATTTTAAAACCCATGATTTCTGCTAACGCTTTAGTGGAAGTACTTAAAGAAACTAATCATCTAATAATCACAGATTTGTCTTCGAATATTAGAGAAATCAGCGCTTTACTTAATAGCTTGGACAGCCCACAAAGTGGACTAGTTATCGGCCAATATGTTGTGCGTTCTCAATCGGCAGACGCACTTATTGCACTGGCAGCACGGATTATCCAACCAATTGCACAAGATCAAAAAATCAACTTCATTTCTCATAAAGCTGCTAATAGTATTTTTATCGTAGGAAGTCCTTATCTCGTAGAACGCACTCTATCTATTTTGAAATATCTTGATCAGACAGGGGCTACAACCCAAATAATTAATCCTAGAGATCTTAATTTTGGTACAAAACAGCAGGCAGGTCAATGGATTTTGGACAAAAATGGCAACTGGCAATTTATTCCTGAAGCAGCTGTTAATGGTAGTGGTCCTCCCAAAGGTAATTGGAAAATTGATGAACAAGGTAACTGGTACTTTGAGCCCGGTGAACCTATTCCTAATGGAAAAGGACCTGATGGTAAGTGGGTTTTAGATAAAGATGGTAACTGGGTTTTTCAGCTCAATCCTGGCAAACCTATTTCACCCCAAAAAGTTCAGCGTAAAGAAAGAATTGATGCTGAACTACCTGTAGGCCACATTGAAAGAACTCAATTTTCTATTTATAAGTTGCAATACCGTAAAGGCGAGCAAATTGCTAAGGCCCTAGCTAGAATTGCTGAAAGCCTCACAGCCTCAGGAGCTGGCACCAATACTGACCTCTTAGCTTCTATTAATAGCGTTCAATGGATTGAATCCTCGAACTCACTTATATTTACAGGAACAAGCGATGCTATTGATAAGATGAGAGAGCTCTTAGGCGATATTGATGTTCCTCTTCGTCAGGTTCTGCTGGAGATGCTTATTTTAGAAACAGACATCACTGACTCCTTAAACTTCTCTACTAATGTAGCTTCCAACTTTGGTGGGGGCAATACTTCTGGTGCGGAAGCTTTCTTATCGGGAGCCTCTACTCTACCGGCGGGAATGGCTTCATCAGGACTTGGTTTAATTCCTAATGCTGCAGCCCAAGCTACAAGTGTAAGCGGTTTTGTACTAGGAGTTATTGGACAGACCATCACTCATAATGGAAAAGAATATGCAACCTTAGGAGGTCTTGTAAAAGCTTTAACCCAAAGGTCTATGTCGCGCATTATCATGAACCCTAAAATTCTTACGGAAGATAACTCACCCGCAGAAGTTTTTGTAGGCCTCAACACGCAGTTTCCCACACAATCTATTGCTAACAACTTAGGTACTATTTTAACACAAAATTTTGAGTTTCGAGATGTCGGCACTAATCTAAAGGTTACCCCTATCATTGGCAGTAATGATATTGTTACTTTAGAGATTCAAGAAGAAGTTAGCTCCATTGTTTCTGGAGGAATTTCGA from Neochlamydia sp. AcF84 includes the following:
- a CDS encoding secretin N-terminal domain-containing protein, coding for MKKYYTYPKALSLAIFILTSCFCYTYIKAEHSVPSTLPYGGDETLDNKEIPAALPPLDTSPPDSSSTQEKKESPEIGRFFYPKLFTYPQPHTADTLSELVQPTDSPNTANQAASELLPTLPQPAEAQPASLQPPTISPPQLSTTSESSSFPQVHPSLTTSSSSTDLPSMLNPTSAAEHKPTASSPTMDNSASHHSIDFNAPIPPTFTPDSSSSQTPSLFPSSSAPLFQPSASSKANQDTIPTNSNIGTHSSSPSNFKPLAASHANTNEPPKTILINFNNVAITEYIRFISRISNKNFVFDENDLQFTVTIVSEEPTTIDNIMTALLQELRIHGLELIEQENTIIIHRNSKVAGISKVVTEDGSIDQRQNFDIITKVFRLNTLEAERAAVILKPMISANALVEVLKETNHLIITDLSSNIREISALLNSLDSPQSGLVIGQYVVRSQSADALIALAARIIQPIAQDQKINFISHKAANSIFIVGSPYLVERTLSILKYLDQTGATTQIINPRDLNFGTKQQAGQWILDKNGNWQFIPEAAVNGSGPPKGNWKIDEQGNWYFEPGEPIPNGKGPDGKWVLDKDGNWVFQLNPGKPISPQKVQRKERIDAELPVGHIERTQFSIYKLQYRKGEQIAKALARIAESLTASGAGTNTDLLASINSVQWIESSNSLIFTGTSDAIDKMRELLGDIDVPLRQVLLEMLILETDITDSLNFSTNVASNFGGGNTSGAEAFLSGASTLPAGMASSGLGLIPNAAAQATSVSGFVLGVIGQTITHNGKEYATLGGLVKALTQRSMSRIIMNPKILTEDNSPAEVFVGLNTQFPTQSIANNLGTILTQNFEFRDVGTNLKVTPIIGSNDIVTLEIQEEVSSIVSGGISSSSTATSQIVGPTTKINRTTTKVHVPNKFFLILSGMVSDTDERNRTQVPCLGSIPVLGAAFSDKQVKNTKQNLMIFIHPIILDTEEEIDNITRHQQNVYRVKSRRPKEWICETDEAMDFFNIINTENSDGSEDRY